The nucleotide sequence AGTGggttttaaaaaaactcaaaAGTAATTCTTAATGACTTATCAATGATATCTAATGGAAGAAATTTGTTTTATCATCGTAGGGAGATATAAGTGGCATAGCAAGAGCAGGTTCAGGATCAGCCTGTAGAAGCGTTTATGGTGGTTTTGTCAGATGGTATAAGGGTAGTGACCCAACTGGTATCGACAGTATTGCAAAGCCCATTGCACCTGCCTCTCATTGGCCTGACATGAGGATTCTTGTACTGGTTGTGAATGACTCCAAAAAGAAAGTATCCAGTGCAATAGGCATGAAGAGGACTCTGTTGACCTCTGAGTTTCTGACATATAAGGCTGAAAAAATTATTCCCCAGAGGATTGAACAAATTCAAGAGGCCATTCTGAAGAGAGATTTTGAAACCTTTGCAGAACACACTATGAGAGACTCTAATGAAATGCATGCAGCTTGCTTGGCTGCTTATCCACCTTGTATTTACATGAATGACACTTCGCATCTCATTGTTGAATTGATGCATCAGTATAATTCTACCAGCGATAGAACTAAGGTATCAGTTCATGCATTACAATTATTTTAGAAGTGTTGTAGTCCTTtcattttgattttcattataaaaatatttttttataggtGGCATATTCATTTGATGCTGGTCCAAATGCAACATTGTTCCTGCTAGAAAAGGATGTTGCAGAGCTACTTGGAATTCTCGATCACTACCTTCCTCCTGCTGTTGATAATAATCTCGAGTATAGAAAGGGAATTTCAATTGAGGTTACTTCACCATCACAGGTTTGTTTATAGATTATTAAACTTCTTTAAATCGCATGAGAAATTTGTATATTGAAACTAAAAATACTCTTTTAATTCCAGAgccttttacaaaaaataaactttccAGAGCAACAGCCTGGAAAGCTTAAATACATTATTCACACCCAAGTGGGCAGTGGACCAAAGCAGCTTCCAGATTCTGAAGCCCTCAAATTCCATTAAtaatgacaataattttaagaCTATGAGCAACTATATCAAATTGTTATAAGTAAAAAATTCAGGGGTTGAATTCTCttccaaaaaataaatatttatgagtAGGTATgatatattgtaatataacATTGAGACTGCTTTGAAAAGCagtattttttaaagtttttaataaatttgttacCTAAAAAGCATAAGTTTACTGTTTTTGTGAATCAACTTCAATCTTGCAATGCCAAGATTGCACTATTGTAGCCGGCAATGTTTACATACTCAAGACTTGTACTTATAGATAGATAGACATTTCTAACCTTCAATGCACACTTTTTTACGATGGTGATGGCTCGTCGCGTGTACCTATGTTGCGCAGGTGTTGCACAACCAGtaaacataaataaacattcgtgAATGAATAAGTCTATCGACTTTCAACAGTTACGACTCATCATTACGAGCTGGTTTTCGCGCAAGGCAAGAGCTAAACGATCAAGATGTCCAAAGCTGCTGGAGAACTTATAAAAGCTGTTTTCGAGAGGACGAGGACGTCAAAGACCTTTGGTCGAGTTTTAGAGAATGTAAGTAATTTGACAAAGCTTTTGAGAAATTATGTACTTTTGtattcattaaaatattattcgaAGGCCAGTTAACTTATGGAACTTGCTATGTACTTATTGTCTTTTAAATGATAGCATTATTTTGCTTATCTTGAAGGTTAAACTAATTTCTGCTGGTGAGGGAAAATGCAAAGCTGAGTTGAAAGTCGACGAGGAGCA is from Nasonia vitripennis strain AsymCx chromosome 1, Nvit_psr_1.1, whole genome shotgun sequence and encodes:
- the LOC100116409 gene encoding diphosphomevalonate decarboxylase isoform X2 — encoded protein: MSITVTCVAPVNIAVIKYWGKRDEDLILPINDSLSATLDTEHLCAKTTVRASPEFKENKIWLNGREESMDNPRLQNCLKEIKKRSQLSKDMESWKIHICSENNFPTAAGLASSAAGYACLAAALAKLYRVEGDISGIARAGSGSACRSVYGGFVRWYKGSDPTGIDSIAKPIAPASHWPDMRILVLVVNDSKKKVSSAIGMKRTLLTSEFLTYKAEKIIPQRIEQIQEAILKRDFETFAEHTMRDSNEMHAACLAAYPPCIYMNDTSHLIVELMHQYNSTSDRTKVAYSFDAGPNATLFLLEKDVAELLGILDHYLPPAVDNNLEYRKGISIEVTSPSQSLLQKINFPEQQPGKLKYIIHTQVGSGPKQLPDSEALKFH
- the LOC100116409 gene encoding diphosphomevalonate decarboxylase isoform X1, with product MQLQRPVLPRIQGLVPSPPPLPGFISRVEGGKRDEDLILPINDSLSATLDTEHLCAKTTVRASPEFKENKIWLNGREESMDNPRLQNCLKEIKKRSQLSKDMESWKIHICSENNFPTAAGLASSAAGYACLAAALAKLYRVEGDISGIARAGSGSACRSVYGGFVRWYKGSDPTGIDSIAKPIAPASHWPDMRILVLVVNDSKKKVSSAIGMKRTLLTSEFLTYKAEKIIPQRIEQIQEAILKRDFETFAEHTMRDSNEMHAACLAAYPPCIYMNDTSHLIVELMHQYNSTSDRTKVAYSFDAGPNATLFLLEKDVAELLGILDHYLPPAVDNNLEYRKGISIEVTSPSQSLLQKINFPEQQPGKLKYIIHTQVGSGPKQLPDSEALKFH